A region from the Brassica napus cultivar Da-Ae chromosome C8, Da-Ae, whole genome shotgun sequence genome encodes:
- the LOC106429497 gene encoding uncharacterized protein LOC106429497 isoform X1 codes for MSRLWARVAGLFRSKSFIGADKTGNKYFSRMEEIDGLVKEKRWVVFRREEDPTSVPVEWICWLNGQRKRAPTPEELAELEARRERVKLNVARLKKEEEERKAREGTGRKITSIGKVEGPDLTSFVRHFPADSKGDKPEEASEEADQSRSKEHEPESVTAEPPEPKTTEPSGSGSSFRPGTWQPPS; via the exons ATGTCGAGGCTATGGGCGAGAGTTGCCGGATTGTTCAGAAGCAAGAGTTTCATCGGAGCAGACAAGACTGGTAACAAGTACTTCTCCAGAATGGAGGAGATCGACGGTTTGG tgaaggagaagagatgggTTGTCTTTAGACGAGAAGAGGACCCAACCTCTGTTCCTG TTGAATGGATATGTTGGCTGAATGGTCAGAGAAAACGAGCTCCAACTCCAGAG GAACTGGCTGAACTTGAAGCAAGGCGTGAGCGTGTGAAGCTTAATGTTGCTC GTCTCaagaaagaagaggaggaaaggAAAGCCAGAGAAGGCACTGGACGCAAAATCACGAGCATCG GTAAAGTCGAGGGTCCAGATTTGACAAGCTTTGTTCGCCATTTTCCAGCGGATTCAAAAG GTGATAAACCAGAGGAAGCTAGTGAAGAAGCAGATCAATCAAG GTCCAAGGAACATGAACCAGAGAGTGTTACTGCAGAACCACCCGAACCAAA GACAACAGAACCATCAGGGTCTGGATCATCATTTAGGCCCGGAACTTGGCAGCCACCATCCTAA
- the LOC106429506 gene encoding aconitate hydratase 2, mitochondrial encodes MYRRATAGVRSASTTLTRLSSSSLASAPAASSSAPSASLLNQTSRSRSFSSALRSYRVCSASTRWSHGGSWRSPASLRAQARVSAPVMERLERRYASMASEHAYKDLLTSLPKPGGGEYGKYYSLPALNDPRIDKLPYSVRILLESAIRNCDNYQVTKDDVEKILDWENTSTKQVEIAFKPARVILQDFTGVPALVDLASMRDAVKNLGSDPNKINPLVPVDLVVDHSVQVDFARSEDAAQKNMELEFKRNKERFAFLKWGSTAFQNMLVVPPGSGIVHQVNLEYLGRVVFNSGGFLYPDSVVGTDSHTTMIDGLGVAGWGVGGIEAEAAMLGQPMSMVLPGVVGFKLDGKLKEGVTATDLVLTVTQILRKHGVVGKFVEFYGEGMSELSLADRATIANMSPEYGATMGFFPVDHVTLEYLKLTGRSDETVSMIESYLRANNMFVDYNEPQQERAYTSYLQLDLGHVEPCISGPKRPHDRVPLKDMKADWHACLDNPVGFKGFAVPKEKQGEVVKFSYEGQPAEIKHGSVVIAAITSCTNTSNPSVMIGAALVAKKAFDLGLKVKPWVKTSLAPGSRVVEKYLDRSGLREDLNKQGFQIVGYGCTTCIGNSGDLDKSVAAAIEGTDIIPAAVLSGNRNFEGRVHPQTRANYLASPPLVVAYALAGTVDIDFETEPLGTGKDGKNVFLRDIWPSNEEVAKVVQYSVLPSMFKSSYETITEGNPLWNELSAPGSTLYSWDSNSTYIHEPPYFKNMTANPPGPREVKDAYCLLNFGDSVTTDHISPAGNIQKTSPAAKFLMDRGVSQTDFNSYGSRRGNDEVMARGTFANIRLVNKLLKGEVGPKTVHVPTGEKLSVFDAASRYMNAGQDTVILAGAEYGSGSSRDWAAKGPLLLGVKAVIAKSFERIHRSNLAGMGIIPLCFKAGEDADTLGLTGHERYTVHLPTKVSDIKPGQDVTVTTDTGKSFVCTLRFDTEVELAYYDHGGILPYVIRSLSAK; translated from the exons ATGTATCGACGCGCCACTGCCGGCGTTCGTTCTGCCTCCACTACTCTAACAAGGCTTTCTTCCTCTTCCCTCGCCTCGGCTCCCGCGGCTTCATCTTCGGCTCCATCAGCGTCTCTTCTCAACCAGACGAGCCGATCTAGGAGCTTCTCGTCGGCTCTACGCTCGTACCGTGTGTGCTCTGCCTCTACGAGGTGGAGCCATGGTGGGAGCTGGAGATCTCCGGCTAGCCTTCGTGCTCAAGCTAGGGTTTCCGCTCCGGTGATGGAGAGATTGGAGCGGAGATACGCTTCCATGG CTTCTGAGCATGCATACAAGGATCTTTTGACGAGTCTTCCAAAGCCTGGTGGTGGAGAATATGGAAAGTACTACTCGTTACCAGCTTTAAACGACCCAAGAATTG ATAAGCTGCCATACTCTGTACGGATACTACTGGAATCAGCAATTCGTAACTGTGACAACTATCAAGTCACAAAGGATGACGTTGAGAAAATCCTTGACTGGGAGAATACATCTACTAAGCAAGTTGAAATCGCTTTCAAGCCAGCCCGTGTTATCTTACAG GACTTTACTGGAGTACCAGCTCTAGTTGATCTTGCTTCTATGAGGGACGCAGTGAAGAATCTTGGTAGTGATCCTAACAAGATTAACCCCTTG GTTCCTGTTGATCTTGTCGTTGATCACTCAGTCCAAGTTGACTTTGCAAGATCAGAAGATGCAGCACAGAAAAACATGGAGCTTGAGTTCAAAAGGAACAAAGAAAGATTTGCCTTCCTTAAGTGGGGCTCAACAGCTTTCCAGAACATGCTGGTTGTTCCTCCTGGGTCTGGGATTGTTCATCAG GTAAACTTGGAGTACCTTGGACGTGTTGTTTTCAACTCTGGTGGATTCCTCTACCCTGACAGTGTTGTTGGAACCGATTCCCACACCACCATGATTGATGGATTAGGAGTCGCTGGGTGGGGTGTTGGAGGAATTGAAGCAGAGGCAGCAATGCTTGGTCAG CCAATGAGCATggtgttaccaggtgtggttggATTTAAGTTGGATGGAAAGTTGAAGGAAGGTGTCACAGCTACTGATTTAGTTCTCACTGTGACCCAAATACTAAGGAAGCATGGTGTTGTCGGCAAGTTTGTTGAGTTTTATG GTGAGGGGATGAGTGAACTATCACTAGCCGATAGAGCCACAATTGCAAACATGTCTCCTGAGTATGGTGCAACAATGGGTTTCTTCCCAGTGGACCATGTTACACTAGAGTACCTGAAGTTGACTGGGAGAAGCGATGAAACT GTGTCAATGATAGAATCATACTTGCGTGCAAACAATATGTTCGTTGACTACAACGAG CCCCAACAAGAAAGAGCATACACATCTTATTTGCAACTAGATTTGGGACATGTTGAACCATGTATCTCTGGTCCTAAAAG GCCTCATGACCGAGTACCTTTGAAAGATATGAAGGCTGACTGGCATGCATGCCTTGACAATCCTGTTGGATTCAAGGGTTTTGCAGTGCCAAAAGAGAAACAAGGAGAAGTTGTGAAGTTCTCATACGAAGGACAACCTGCTGAGATCAAGCATGGTAGTGTTGTTATTGCGGCAATTACTAGTTGTACAAACACATCAAACCCTAGTGTCATGATCGGTGCTGCACTCGTTGCCAAAAAAGCTTTTGATCTTGGCCTCAAG GTTAAACCATGGGTTAAGACAAGTCTTGCTCCAGGTTCTAGAGTTGTCGAGAAGTATTTGGACCGAAG TGGGCTCCGAGAGGACTTGAACAAGCAAGGATTCCAAATTGTCGGTTACGGTTGCACAACATGCATTGGGAACTCTGGTGATCTTGATAAATCAGTTGCAGCTGCTATAGAAGGAACTG ATATCATTCCAGCTGCTGTGCTCTCTGGTAACAGAAACTTTGAAGGACGTGTTCATCCACAAACAAGAGCTAACTATCTTGCTTCACCACCATTAGTTGTTGCTTATGCCCTTGCTGGAACG GTTGATATTGATTTTGAGACTGAGCCATTAGGAACCGGAAAAGATGGCAAAAATGTGTTCCTGAGGGACATATGGCCAAGCAATGAGGAAGTTGCTAAG GTTGTTCAATATAGCGTGCTACCAAGCATGTTCAAGAGCTCATACGAGACAATAACCGAAGGAAACCCCTTGTGGAATGAACTCTCTGCACCTGGTTCAACGTTATATTCATGGGATTCAAACTCAACGTACATTCACGAACCTCCTTATTTCAAAAACATGACAGCAAATCCACCTGGTCCTCGCGAAGTGAAGGATGCCTACTGCTTACTCAACTTCGGAGACAGCGTAACAACGGATCACATCTCTCCAGCAGGAAACATTCAAAAGACTAGTCCTGCTGCAAAGTTTTTAATGGACCGTGGCGTGAGTCAAACTGACTTCAACTCGTACGGAAGTCGAAGAGGAAACGATGAAGTGATGGCTCGTGGTACCTTTGCTAATATTCGTCTTGTTAACAAGCTCTTGAAAGGAGAAGTTGGCCCCAAGACTGTTCATGTTCCCACTGGTGAAAAACTCAGCGTTTTTGATGCAGCAAGT AGATACATGAACGCTGGACAGGATACGGTCATCTTGGCTGGTGCTGAGTATGGAAGTGGTAGCTCTCGTGATTGGGCTGCAAAGGGTCCTTTGCTTTTG GGAGTGAAAGCTGTGATTGCAAAGAGTTTTGAGAGAATCCACCGAAGCAACTTGGCTGGTATGGGGATCATTCCTCTGTGCTTCAAGGCTGGGGAGGACGCAGACACCCTTGGACTTACTGGTCATGAACGCTACACGGTTCACCTTCCTACCAAAGTCAGTGACATTAAGCCTGGTCAAGACGTTACTGTGACCACTGACACTGGCAAATCCTTTGTTTGCACACTTCGGTTTGATACAGAG GTTGAACTCGCATACTATGACCATGGTGGTATTCTTCCCTACGTTATCCGGAGCTTGAGCGCCAAGTGA
- the LOC106373945 gene encoding fatty acid desaturase 4-like 2, chloroplastic — MFNIHSSMKNHFPLTIFLCYYLFVSLLFGSNLSSQYFPLSLFKLWKTYTNLISSPTMAVLLQTKYTLSPITNNIPRSHRPSLLRARVTCSLTPAKKSHPNREKLVLEKRLVNPPPSNDPTLQSTLTHRLWVGAGCTTVFASFAKSIIGGFGSHILLEPALAGYAGYILADLGSGLYHWAIDNYGDESTPLVGTQIEAARGHHKWPWIITIRQFANNSHALARGITFTVLPLVLACNDPVVHGFVSMFAFCILFCQQCHAWAHERKSKLPPLVVAFQDMGLLLSRRQHVNHHRHHRTYMSYCIVSGVWNNVLDDNKIFEALEKVLYVQFGVKPRSWSHPNSE, encoded by the coding sequence ATGTTTAACATTCATTCATCAATGAAGAATCATTTCCCCTTAACTATTTTCTTATGTTATTATCTTTTCGTCTCTCTTTTATTCGGATCGAATTTATCTTCTCAATACTTTCCTCTATCGCTTTTTAAGCTTTGGAAAACATATACAAACTTGATATCTTCCCCTACAATGGCTGTACTTCTTCAAACGAAGTACACTCTAAGTCCCATCACAAACAACATCCCAAGAAGCCATCGTCCGTCGCTTCTCCGTGCACGTGTTACGTGCTCTCTTACCCCCGCCAAGAAGTCTCATCCTAACCGTGAGAAGCTCGTTCTTGAGAAACGCCTTGTGAACCCTCCTCCCTCCAACGACCCAACTCTACAATCTACACTGACCCACCGGTTATGGGTCGGAGCGGGTTGCACCACCGTGTTTGCCTCTTTTGCCAAGTCTATTATTGGAGGGTTTGGTTCTCATATCTTGCTCGAACCAGCTTTAGCCGGTTACGCAGGTTACATCTTAGCTGATCTTGGCTCTGGTCTATACCACTGGGCCATCGATAACTACGGTGATGAGTCAACGCCTCTAGTAGGAACCCAAATCGAAGCTGCACGAGGTCACCACAAATGGCCTTGGATAATCACCATACGTCAATTTGCAAATAATTCACACGCTCTGGCTCGTGGAATAACCTTTACGGTTCTTCCACTAGTTCTTGCATGTAATGACCCGGTGGTTCATGGCTTTGTGAGCATGTTTGCATTTTGCATATTGTTTTGCCAACAATGTCATGCTTGGGCTCATGAAAGAAAGAGTAAGCTTCCACCTCTTGTTGTGGCGTTTCAGGACATGGGGCTTCTCCTTTCACGAAGACAGCACGTGAATCATCACCGCCACCACCGTACGTATATGAGTTACTGCATAGTGAGTGGGGTATGGAACAATGTTTTGGATGACAATAAGATCTTTGAGGCATTAGAAAAGGTGTTATATGTCCAGTTCGGGGT
- the LOC125591471 gene encoding retinitis pigmentosa 1-like 1 protein — MSKCPRMCKKRFQSNSMKGYPLEDLYDTLGEIKVIESVLVPTVDEEPLMARLMDGEPDYENEEGVSNLWSTWLTVKEKPIFWQELYELDVAAREFPQKKDKRKVHEEASSSNTSLEDVLKGFEERLMTSLSEVNGKVEKMNKRLGKIERCQVVLKKRCKRMKAMEKKLEKIEDCQYYLKKKAKKVEKEMKEMKEKEEDKENNDGFDYQGMDYDWGGQRNDSNGADATTKEPVDEDMVENTEVVEEKESEEDAQKDDRGSEEETEPEPEAEAEAEEDKEKEDEEESEEEAQKEPDEVQDEVEMNEANEIEEEVETEAQVEVETEKTATPPRGRTKAAAARRQILTTPEKLFGKAEKMVEEEMKEPEEEGEKMVEEEVEEPEEEGEKMVEEEVVEPEEEAGKMVEEEVEEPEEEAGKMVVYEGSTCETKEADKGAAKPSGTGVKHRPKQMALRKHATKQAPKPRGRPRKDTEPKKFTTPEQTKRIRSRSQWVFTPFTEANTDEIEGRKKKPRTKA; from the exons ATGAGTAAGTGTCCGAGGATGTGTAAAAAGCGGTTCCAAAGTAACAGCATGAAGGGTTATCCTCTTGAGGATTTGTACGACACACTAGGAGAAATTAAG GTTATTGAAAGTGTTCTTGTTCCTACTGTTGATGAGGAACCTCTCATGGCACGCTTAATGGATGGGGAGCCAGACTATGAAAATGAAGAAGGCGTGAGTAATTTGTGGAGCACGTGGTTGACTGTTAAGGAGAAGCCTATCTTTTGGCAAGAACTCTATGAGTTAGATGTGGCTGCAAGGGAGTTTCCTCAGAAGAAAGACAAAAGGAAAGTGCATGAAGAAGCATCCTCCTCTAATACAAGTTTGGAGGACGTTTTGAAAGGGTTTGAAGAGAGGTTGATGACAAGTTTGAGTGAAGTGAATGGGAAGGTGGAAAAAATGAACAAGAGACTTGGGAAGATTGAACGTTGccaagttgttttaaaaaagagGTGTAAAAGGATGAAGGCAATGGAGAAGaagcttgagaagattgaagattgccaatattatttaaaaaagaagGCCAAGAAGGTGGAGAAAGAAATGAAGGAAATGAAAGAGAAGGAGGAGGATAAGGAGAACAATGACGGTTTCGACTATCAAGGCATGGATTATGACTGGGGTGGACAGCGGAATGACAGCAATGGAGCGGACGCAACAACCAAAGAACCTGTAGATGAAGATATGGTTGAAAATACAGAGGTGgtagaagagaaagagagtgaagaagacgctcagaAGGACGATAGAGGTTCTGAGGAAGAGACAGAACCTGAACCTGAAGCagaagcagaagctgaagaagacaaagaaaaagAGGATGAGGAAGAGAGTGAAGAAGAGGCTCAGAAGGAACCTGATGAGGTTCAAGATGAGGTTGAGATGAATGAAGCcaatgagattgaagaagagGTTGAAACAGAGGCTCAGGTTGAAGTTGAAACCGAGAAAACTGCTACACCACCACGTGGTAGGACTAAGGCAGCAGCCGCGAGGAGACAAATCCTAACAACACCAGAGAAGTTGTTCGGAAAGGCTGAAAAAATGGTGGAGGAAGAGATGAAAGAACCTGAGGAAGAGGGTGAAAAAATGGTGGAGGAAGAGGTGGAAGAACCTGAGGAAGAGGGTGAAAAAATGGTGGAGGAAGAAGTGGTAGAGCCTGAGGAAGAGGCTGGAAAAATGGTGGAGGAAGAGGTGGAAGAACCTGAGGAAGAGGCTGGAAAAATGGTTGTCTACGAAGGCAGTACTTGTGAAACGAAGGAAGCTGACAAGGGAGCAGCCAAGCCTTCTGGAACTGGGGTCAAGCATAGGCCAAAACAAATGGCATTGAGGAAGCACGCTACTAAGCAGGCTCCTAAGCCGAGGGGTAGACCGAGAAAGGATACTGAACCAAAGAAGTTCACAACGCCAGAACAGACAAAAAGGATACGTTCACGTTCACAGTGGGTTTTCACTCCTTTCACTGAAGCTAACACTGATGAGATTGAAGGGCGCAAGAAAAAGCCTAGAACAAAGGCGTAG
- the LOC106429497 gene encoding uncharacterized protein LOC106429497 isoform X2 — protein sequence MKEKRWVVFRREEDPTSVPVEWICWLNGQRKRAPTPEELAELEARRERVKLNVARLKKEEEERKAREGTGRKITSIGKVEGPDLTSFVRHFPADSKGDKPEEASEEADQSRSKEHEPESVTAEPPEPKTTEPSGSGSSFRPGTWQPPS from the exons tgaaggagaagagatgggTTGTCTTTAGACGAGAAGAGGACCCAACCTCTGTTCCTG TTGAATGGATATGTTGGCTGAATGGTCAGAGAAAACGAGCTCCAACTCCAGAG GAACTGGCTGAACTTGAAGCAAGGCGTGAGCGTGTGAAGCTTAATGTTGCTC GTCTCaagaaagaagaggaggaaaggAAAGCCAGAGAAGGCACTGGACGCAAAATCACGAGCATCG GTAAAGTCGAGGGTCCAGATTTGACAAGCTTTGTTCGCCATTTTCCAGCGGATTCAAAAG GTGATAAACCAGAGGAAGCTAGTGAAGAAGCAGATCAATCAAG GTCCAAGGAACATGAACCAGAGAGTGTTACTGCAGAACCACCCGAACCAAA GACAACAGAACCATCAGGGTCTGGATCATCATTTAGGCCCGGAACTTGGCAGCCACCATCCTAA
- the LOC106429507 gene encoding polyadenylate-binding protein RBP45C, which yields MMQQPPPAANGAVAAGPGDQQAYHHQQSWMMQPHQAQPPAGWNPQSAPSLGQPLQHPQYSGGSQTPGSGDEIRSLWIGDLQPWMDENYLVNSFSITGEVQQAKVIRNKQSGYSEGYGFIEFVSHAAAERILQTYNGALMPNSEQTFKLNWAGERRQSEGPEHTVFVGDLAPDVTDYMLTETFKNVYSSVKGAKVVIDRTTGRSKGYGFVRFGDESEQMRAMTEMNGQYCSSRPMRTGPAANKKPLTMQQPGGYQNPQGNAGESDLTNTTIFVGALDESVTEDVLKSVFGQFGELVHVKIPAGKRCGFVQYANRACAEQGLNALNGTQLGGQSIRLSWGRTTSNKQTQPDQAQYGGGGGYYGYPPQGYEGYGYAPPPQDPNAYYGGYPGAGYGNYQQPGGGYQQPGGGYQQQQQ from the exons ATGATGCAGCAGCCACCTCCAGCCGCTAACGGTGCCGTCGCCGCAGGGCCAGGAGATCAGCAAGCTTACCACCACCAGCAATCGTGGATGATGCAGCCCCACCAAGCTCAGCCACCAGCAGGATGGAATCCTCAATCAGCGCCGTCTCTAGGTCAACCACTACAGCATCCGCAATACAGCGGTGGATCTCAAACTCCAGGATCAGGAGACGAGATCCGCTCCTTGTGGATCGGAGACTTGCAGCCGTGGATGGACGAAAACTACCTCGTGAACAGCTTCTCCATCACCGGAGAG GTTCAACAAGCCAAAGTCATCCGCAACAAGCAGAGTGGATACTCCGAAGGCTACGGCTTTATCGAGTTTGTGAGCCACGCTGCAGCCGAGAGGATTCTCCAGACTTACAACGGTGCTCTAATGCCCAACAGTGAGCAGACCTTCAAGCTGAACTGGGCTGGTGAGAGGCGCCAGTCCGAAGGGCCTGAGCACACTGTTTTCGTTGGAGATTTGGCGCCTGATGTTACGGACTACATGCTTACCGAGACGTTCAAGAATGTGTATTCATCTGTCAAGGGCGCTAAGGTTGTGATTGATAGGACTACCGGGCGGTCCAAGGGGTACGGGTTTGTTAGATTCGGGGATGAGAGTGAGCAGATGAGGGCTATGACTGAGATGAATGGTCAGTATTGCTCGTCTAGGCCTATGCGTACTGGCCCGGCTGCTAACAAGAAGCCTCTTACAATGCAGCAACCAG GTGGATATCAGAACCCACAAGGAAATGCCGGAGAAAGTGATCTAACTAACACAACA ATTTTTGTTGGAGCGTTGGATGAAAGTGTGACAGAAGATGTTTTGAAGTCAGTTTTTGGTCAATTTGGTGAACTCGTTCATGTTAAAATACCAGCAGGAAAACGTTGCGGATTTGTTCAGTATGCTAATAG GGCATGTGCAGAGCAAGGACTCAACGCCTTGAATGGAACACAACTTGGCGGTCAAAGCATTCGTCTTTCATGGGGTCGCACTACTTCCAACAAGCAG ACTCAGCCTGATCAAGCACAgtacggtggtggtggtggatacTATGGGTATCCTCCTCAGGGATACGAAGGTTACGGATATGCACCTCCTCCTCAGGACCCTAACGCCTACTATGGTGGCTACCCTGGTGCCGGCTATGGAAACTACCAGCAGCCTGGTGGTGGCTACCAGCAGCCTGGTGGTGGCTACCAGCAGCAACAGCAG TGA
- the LOC125591914 gene encoding uncharacterized protein At3g43530-like — protein MAGQGRGRKKSQQKKSTKRNSAPVEEQHVEELSTENDSDDLSAHEIESDNQGTDNQSASSQECQPLPPDELCFKNTEFTQTCKIQSKCYVTETVKFLKKARFKPELEWFENHPQFCHFFHMPDEPNLKLQGMWMLLLRTVPLHESEDTSWFAVNGVPIRYSMREHALISGLDCHDYPAKYKKIGSFAFVDRHFKSHKEITMLSVREKLLSMSACGDRLKMAVLYFLGTIIRARGRYNAPFDPFVLRIVNDVEVCKTFPWGRLTFEDALWSITHVMKHLKGKPKNNVNFPGFIIPLEL, from the exons ATGGCAGGCCAAGGTCGAGGGAGAAAAAAATCTCAGCAGAAAAAGTCCACAAAAAGAAACAGTGCTCCTGTAGAAGAGCAACATGTAGAAGAACTTTCAACAGAGAATGATAGTGATGATCTGTCAGCACACGAAATTGAGTCTGATAATCAGGGAACCGATAATCAGTCTGCATCATCTCAG GAGTGCCAACCACTGCCACCTGATGAGCTATGTTTCAAGAACACCGAGTTCACCCAGACGTGTAAGATACAGAGCAAGTGTTATGTGACCGAGACGGTGAAGTTTCTGAAGAAGGCTAGGTTTAAGCCTGAGCTTGAGTGGTTTGAAAACCACCCTCAGTTTTGCCATTTTTTCCACATGCCCGATGAACCAAACTTGAAGCTGCAGGGTATGTGGATGCTTCTACTGCGCACTGTTCCTTTACATGAGTCAGAGGACACATCTTGGTTTGCTGTTAATGGAGTGCCCATTCGGTATTCAATGAGAGAGCATGCTCTCATCTCGGGATTGGACTGCCATGACTACCCGGCTAAGTATAAGAAGATTGGAAGCTTTGCGTTTGTAGACAGGCATTTCAAATCACATAAGGAGATCACTATGCTATCTGTGAGAGAGAAGTTGTTGAGTATGAGTGCGTGTGGGGATCGACTCAAAATGGCAGTGCTTTACTTCTTAGGCACGATTATCAGAGCGAGGGGAAGGTATAATGCCCCGTTCGACCCTTTCGTATTAAGAATCGTCAACGATGTGGAGGTTTGTAAAACCTTTCCTTGGGGTCGGTTGACGTTTGAAGATGCTCTCTGGTCCATCACTCACGTGATGAAGCATCTGAAAGGGAAACCTAAGAATAATGTCAACTTTCCCGGGTTCATAATTCCTTTGGAG CTCTGA
- the LOC125591473 gene encoding uncharacterized protein LOC125591473: MKGLSTSPVRRNDGFHRYLKPGALAQIRNTRLNARSNSPLTLSLSSRVDPPDATPTMDQMPDLLTKIYGPFRIGRKKLGPARSVLRTMMHLNPSPNSTLESASNGNSNVLSIVDVLVAH, translated from the coding sequence ATGAAGGGACTCTCAACATCGCCGGTGAGAAGAAACGACGGCTTCCACCGCTACTTGAAGCCAGGGGCTCTCGCTCAGATCCGTAACACTAGACTCAACGCCAGATCCAACTCTCCCTTAACTCTTTCCCTCTCGAGCAGAGTCGACCCGCCAGACGCGACGCCGACGATGGACCAGATGCCTGATCTCTTGACCAAGATATACGGTCCGTTTCGCATCGGTAGAAAGAAACTTGGTCCCGCTAGATCTGTGTTGAGGACGATGATGCATTTAAACCCTTCTCCGAACTCCACGCTTGAATCCGCTAGTAATGGTAATAGCAACGTATTAAGTATCGTCGATGTTTTAGTTGCTCATTAA